The sequence AGTCCTCGGATGCCGAGACATCCCCGGGTGCCCAGCGAGCGAAGGAAGAGTGACGCCCTCGCGGCCCATATCGGCACTGCGACACCACGAAAGCCCGTGCTATAATGGCCCCGCCGGCTGGGGGTAACTCAGGAGCAGCCTCGGCCAGGGTAAGGTTTTCCCTGCGCGCTCTCTGTTTGTGCCTCACGCCCCTGGCGGTTCCGTGACGACACCCGGCACAAGGGGGGGCCATGACCGTACGGAAGTGCAGCACATGCAAGCACTACGAGCCGGCGCCGATTTGGCGCAAGGGTTGGTGCCGGAACCCACTGCTCTACTCGCCCCAGCAGAGCCACCTCGTCGGTGAGGACGACCTGGACTGCGATCGGGGCATGGGTAACTACTGGGAGCCGATCGACGCACCGCCAGGCGTCGCCGGTGTCACCCCGCCCCCGGATACCGAAGCAGACCTGACCAACCCCAATCCCACGCCCGCGTTCGAACCCCAAGTCGCACCCTTGAACTTCGTGCCGCCGCCCGGCGGCGGCGCCCGTTCCGGTAGAGGAGGCGAGATGCATCAGTACCCCGGCAGCGGACGGCCCGGCGACTTCGACGACGATGATGAGTTCCAGCGCCCCTCCACCCACGATCGCTCCCGATCGCCCTTCGCCAGTGGGAGCGAGCGCCAGTTCACCTATTACAGCGAGGAGCGCTACTGGACCGACTACCTGCGGATCGCCGTCCCGGTCGTCGGCGTCATCCTCATGCTCGGATTCGTCTGGTTCCTCCTCCAGTCGCTTCTGGGTGGTGAGGACGAGGCCGGGAACAACACGAACGGGATCACCGGCCCAACGGTCGTGATGGGTGCCACCCCCGGTGGCGGGGTCGGCCCGGTCAGCACGCCGCGGCCGCTGCCGACGACCGAGACGACCCCTGCCCCGTCCAGCGGGTCGATCGGCCAGGGCGCGACCGTCGTGGTCGCCAACACTGACGGCGCAGGCGTGAACCTGCGCAGCAGCCCCAGCACCAGCGGCGAACTCGTCATGACGCTCGAAGAGGGGACCGAGCTGACCATCACCGGTGAGTCGGTCACGGCCGATGGCTACACCTGGTGGCCTGTCGAGGGGGACGGCGTCGAGGGGTACGTCGTCGAGGACTTCCTGGAGCTGGCCCAGTAGCTGACCCAAATCACCTGGATGGCCGGGCGCAGCCGATTGAGGGCGGAAATCGGCCTGTGCTATACTGAGCGTCGGCGGTATCAGCCGCCAAATTCACACGTGCCCGGACCGACCCTGGTGTGCCGCGTATGCGGTCCTCGGTCGGGATGAAGGGCACGGACGCTCTAACACCAGGAAGGATAGACCATTGGTCACCGCAGCCGATACCGAAGCCACCCGAGTCAGTATGAAGGCGCTGCTGGAGGCAGGGGTCCACTTCGGACACCAGACCAAGCGCTGGAACCCGAAGATGCGCCCTTACATCTTCACCGAGCGCCACGGGATCCACATCATCGACCTCCAGCAGACGGTCCGTCTGCTCGCCGAGGCTCAGGATTTCGCCCGCGACCTCGCCGCCCGCGGCGGGCGCGTCATCTTCGTCGGCACCAAGAAGCAAGCGCAGGAAGCCGTCAAGAATGCGGCCGAGCGCAGCGGCATGTTCTACGTCAACCGCCGCTGGCTGGGTGGCACCCTGACCAACTTCGTCACCATCCGTTCGCGGCTCCGGTACCTGAAGGAGCTCGAGCGCCAGGCTGCTGCCGGTGAGCTCGACAC is a genomic window of Sphaerobacter thermophilus DSM 20745 containing:
- a CDS encoding SH3 domain-containing protein, with translation MTVRKCSTCKHYEPAPIWRKGWCRNPLLYSPQQSHLVGEDDLDCDRGMGNYWEPIDAPPGVAGVTPPPDTEADLTNPNPTPAFEPQVAPLNFVPPPGGGARSGRGGEMHQYPGSGRPGDFDDDDEFQRPSTHDRSRSPFASGSERQFTYYSEERYWTDYLRIAVPVVGVILMLGFVWFLLQSLLGGEDEAGNNTNGITGPTVVMGATPGGGVGPVSTPRPLPTTETTPAPSSGSIGQGATVVVANTDGAGVNLRSSPSTSGELVMTLEEGTELTITGESVTADGYTWWPVEGDGVEGYVVEDFLELAQ